From one Catenuloplanes nepalensis genomic stretch:
- a CDS encoding GlsB/YeaQ/YmgE family stress response membrane protein: MTVTGIITALIVGLIIGALGRLVVPGKQNIPLWLTLVIGVVAALLGTALARFSGLAETRGIDWWEIIFQVAFAAIGVAIVAGVGGRRGRRAL; encoded by the coding sequence GTGACCGTCACCGGCATCATCACCGCGCTGATCGTGGGTCTCATCATCGGTGCGCTGGGGCGCCTCGTCGTCCCCGGCAAGCAGAACATCCCCCTGTGGCTGACGCTGGTCATCGGCGTCGTCGCGGCCCTGCTCGGCACGGCCCTGGCCCGCTTCAGCGGCCTCGCTGAGACGCGTGGCATCGACTGGTGGGAGATCATCTTCCAGGTCGCGTTCGCCGCGATCGGTGTCGCGATCGTCGCCGGTGTCGGCGGCCGTCGCGGCCGGCGGGCGCTCTGA
- a CDS encoding poly(ethylene terephthalate) hydrolase family protein produces MAHTHRRLVAAAVLATALTLTGQTVATPAQAANPYERGPAPTTASIEAATGPFATARVTVARSSVSGFGGGTIYYPTSTAEGTFGAVAISPGFTASQSAVAWLGPRLASQGFVVITIDTLSTIDQPAARGTQLLAALDYLTRTSTVRTRIDATRLGVMGHSMGGGGSLSASVARPALQAAIPLTPWHGTKSWSSDRVPTLIIGAESDTVAPVASHSEPFYTSLPSTLDKAYLELNNASHSAPTSTNVTVAKYSISWLKRFVDNDTRYEQFLCPAPSGPAIQEYRDTCPHS; encoded by the coding sequence GTGGCCCACACGCACCGGCGTCTGGTGGCCGCCGCCGTCCTGGCGACCGCCCTCACCCTGACCGGCCAGACCGTCGCCACTCCGGCGCAGGCCGCCAACCCCTACGAGCGTGGTCCCGCGCCGACCACCGCCAGCATCGAGGCTGCGACCGGGCCGTTCGCGACGGCGCGGGTCACCGTCGCGCGGTCGAGCGTGTCCGGGTTCGGTGGTGGGACGATCTACTATCCGACCAGCACAGCCGAGGGGACCTTCGGCGCGGTGGCGATCTCGCCCGGGTTCACGGCCAGCCAGTCCGCGGTCGCCTGGCTCGGGCCGCGGCTCGCCTCGCAGGGCTTCGTGGTGATCACGATCGACACGCTGTCGACGATCGACCAGCCGGCCGCCCGGGGCACGCAGCTGCTCGCGGCACTCGACTACCTGACCCGTACCAGCACGGTCCGTACCAGGATCGACGCCACCCGGCTCGGCGTCATGGGACATTCGATGGGCGGCGGTGGCAGCCTGTCCGCGTCGGTGGCCCGGCCGGCGCTGCAGGCCGCGATCCCGCTGACCCCCTGGCACGGCACGAAGTCGTGGTCGTCGGACCGCGTACCCACGCTGATCATCGGGGCCGAGAGTGACACGGTCGCGCCGGTGGCGTCACACTCCGAGCCGTTCTACACGAGCCTGCCGTCGACGCTGGACAAGGCGTACCTGGAGCTCAACAACGCCTCGCACTCGGCGCCGACCTCGACGAACGTGACGGTCGCGAAGTACAGCATCTCGTGGCTCAAGCGCTTCGTCGACAATGACACCCGCTACGAGCAGTTCCTGTGCCCGGCCCCGTCCGGCCCGGCGATCCAGGAGTACCGCGACACCTGCCCGCACTCGTAG
- a CDS encoding site-specific integrase, giving the protein MPVYPYNLVGGGFRWFFIVDVPKGEDGKRRQIKRGGFATETDATDAETQFLSTYGKVERHADGTLAAELEEWLSDRMLDVEVETYDNYRYLFRSYVIPYLGDRQIYTIDKNTLHGLYKRLLASGKKSGEPLSPTTVRTLHRVLGKALSDLGFALDGVRQPRPAEREEMGRKGIWTPEEAARFLRHHADSRLRAAWALAVVLGLRRGEIAGLKWPRVHLDRGIVQIHWQRIATSSSGVIEKTPKGKSKRTIAIGPALAKELLLHQERQEIEKADFGVLYNDGGYVFCREDGLLYYPSYFTQKWEKACKEAGVPVIALHDGRHTSATTGDPLLLGPRHPPQSPGIRWWSACVRWASDPRACSHRPISDSVRHRTLWSGHAHPAGLAGWLRPARYETVSRG; this is encoded by the coding sequence ATGCCCGTGTACCCCTACAACCTGGTCGGCGGCGGCTTCCGCTGGTTCTTCATCGTCGACGTCCCCAAGGGCGAGGACGGCAAGCGACGGCAGATCAAGCGGGGCGGCTTCGCCACCGAGACCGACGCGACCGACGCCGAAACGCAGTTCCTCAGCACCTACGGCAAGGTCGAGCGGCACGCGGACGGCACCCTCGCCGCGGAGCTGGAGGAGTGGCTGTCGGATCGGATGCTCGACGTCGAGGTCGAGACGTACGACAACTACCGCTACCTGTTCCGCAGCTACGTCATCCCGTACCTCGGCGACCGGCAGATCTACACGATCGACAAGAACACGCTGCACGGGTTGTACAAGAGGCTGCTCGCCAGCGGGAAGAAGAGCGGGGAGCCACTGTCGCCGACTACCGTCCGGACCCTGCACCGGGTGCTGGGGAAGGCGCTGTCGGACCTCGGGTTCGCGCTCGACGGCGTCCGCCAGCCGCGGCCGGCGGAGCGCGAGGAGATGGGCCGCAAGGGCATCTGGACCCCGGAGGAGGCGGCGCGGTTCCTCCGGCACCACGCGGACAGCCGGCTCCGTGCGGCCTGGGCGCTGGCAGTCGTCCTTGGGCTGCGGCGCGGCGAGATAGCCGGGCTCAAGTGGCCCCGCGTGCACCTCGACCGCGGGATCGTGCAGATCCACTGGCAGCGCATCGCCACCAGCAGCTCCGGCGTCATCGAGAAGACTCCGAAGGGCAAGAGCAAGCGCACCATCGCGATCGGACCGGCGCTCGCCAAGGAACTGCTCCTGCACCAGGAACGCCAGGAGATCGAGAAGGCCGACTTCGGCGTGCTCTACAACGACGGTGGCTACGTCTTCTGCCGCGAGGACGGCCTGCTGTACTACCCGAGCTACTTCACCCAGAAGTGGGAGAAGGCCTGCAAGGAGGCGGGCGTCCCCGTGATCGCCCTGCACGACGGTCGACACACCTCCGCCACGACCGGTGATCCGCTGCTGCTCGGCCCGCGACACCCGCCGCAGAGTCCGGGTATCAGGTGGTGGAGCGCTTGCGTCCGCTGGGCCAGTGATCCGCGTGCGTGCAGCCATCGACCGATCTCCGACTCCGTGAGGCACCGAACCCTGTGGTCCGGTCACGCTCACCCAGCCGGGTTAGCAGGTTGGCTCCGGCCGGCCCGCTACGAGACGGTCAGTCGTGGGTGA
- a CDS encoding phosphotransferase: MPRRQWSDLTPHTRAIVARETGDIIEAEDLAAGSVTDIATVLTTAHGQIFVKGVDTRTASPRAVRGHCREATLNAVLPADRVPRLYWTIESDGWLLHGYDRVPGRHADLRPGSPDITSVLVALDDLTHALTPAPAEALAFSRRWADRIAPEAVAGDTLIHTDLTPRNLLVHREHTWFVDWTEPCTGAAWIPYAFLIIRLIRSGHTPEAAERAVARAEAWQRASPAALTLFAAAAADLWHGWHRTIGASHHLPLARAADSWSEYRADSG, from the coding sequence ATGCCCCGCCGCCAGTGGTCCGACCTCACCCCGCACACCCGCGCGATCGTTGCGCGTGAGACCGGGGACATCATCGAGGCGGAAGACCTTGCGGCGGGCTCCGTAACCGACATCGCCACGGTCCTGACCACCGCCCATGGACAGATTTTCGTCAAAGGCGTCGACACACGAACCGCCTCGCCACGCGCTGTTCGTGGCCATTGCCGGGAGGCCACGCTCAACGCAGTGCTCCCCGCCGACAGAGTCCCGCGGCTGTACTGGACGATCGAATCAGACGGCTGGCTTCTGCACGGATACGACCGCGTCCCCGGCCGGCACGCCGACCTCAGACCCGGCTCACCCGACATCACCTCGGTCCTGGTGGCCCTCGACGACCTCACCCACGCTCTGACGCCTGCTCCTGCCGAGGCGCTGGCTTTCTCACGTCGATGGGCCGACCGCATCGCACCGGAAGCGGTCGCCGGCGACACACTGATCCACACCGACCTGACCCCACGCAACCTCTTGGTCCACCGTGAGCACACCTGGTTCGTCGACTGGACCGAACCCTGCACCGGCGCCGCCTGGATCCCGTACGCGTTCCTCATCATCAGACTCATCCGCTCAGGGCACACCCCGGAAGCGGCGGAGCGCGCCGTCGCCCGAGCCGAGGCCTGGCAGCGCGCTTCACCGGCGGCGCTAACCCTCTTCGCGGCGGCTGCAGCCGACCTCTGGCATGGCTGGCACCGCACCATCGGAGCCAGCCATCACCTCCCGCTCGCACGGGCTGCGGACTCGTGGTCGGAGTATCGAGCCGACTCTGGCTGA
- a CDS encoding glycine-rich domain-containing protein: MKSTTARNDHRTAPEPSATVGAGCWPEEAPAPAARPGSSLIDPALFAMLTTRIAADHPDLSDDMPARILDQALAFLGACAVTTTPIGPSDLVDIGWHTLILHTEIYTDLCNRIAGRFIHHIPDDPADTGTSAPLTTTTAAIAAAGYRIDLPLWTSSGTAKCTQCHAGCTDSPTR; this comes from the coding sequence GTGAAATCGACGACCGCACGCAACGACCACCGCACCGCCCCCGAGCCGTCCGCCACCGTCGGCGCCGGCTGCTGGCCGGAGGAGGCACCCGCCCCGGCCGCGCGCCCCGGCAGCAGTCTGATCGACCCGGCGCTGTTCGCGATGCTCACGACGCGGATCGCGGCGGACCATCCCGACCTCAGCGACGACATGCCGGCCAGGATCCTCGACCAGGCCCTCGCGTTCCTCGGCGCCTGCGCCGTGACGACCACCCCGATCGGCCCATCCGACCTCGTCGACATCGGCTGGCACACCCTCATCCTCCACACCGAGATCTACACCGACCTCTGCAACCGCATCGCCGGCCGCTTTATCCACCACATCCCCGACGACCCGGCCGACACCGGCACCAGCGCGCCGCTCACCACGACGACCGCCGCGATCGCCGCTGCCGGGTACCGCATCGATCTGCCGCTGTGGACCAGCAGCGGCACCGCCAAGTGCACCCAATGCCACGCCGGATGCACCGACAGCCCCACCCGCTGA
- a CDS encoding YdcF family protein, whose translation MTDRATRLTDAQRADALTIWHYHQLGHPLRHCDIAIGLGSHDLGVPAYTAKLWHEGWFPRMLFTGAVNPIRADQFPRGEAVHFQEHAIALGVPDRVILVEPHATNTGQNITFARQLLQEHDITVRSVMLVAMPYMQRRAYATCRKLWPEVDIVCASQPLAFADYVTEIGDERMVTDMLVGDLQRIIVYPGHGYAEPQEVPDDVHAAYQRLVHAGFTTRLLTT comes from the coding sequence GTGACGGACAGGGCAACCCGACTCACCGACGCCCAGCGCGCCGACGCCCTCACGATCTGGCACTACCACCAGCTCGGACACCCGCTGCGCCACTGCGACATCGCGATCGGCCTGGGCAGCCACGACCTCGGCGTCCCCGCCTACACCGCGAAACTCTGGCACGAGGGCTGGTTCCCCCGGATGCTGTTCACCGGCGCCGTGAACCCGATCCGCGCGGACCAGTTCCCCCGCGGCGAAGCCGTCCACTTCCAGGAACACGCAATCGCCCTCGGCGTCCCCGACCGAGTGATTCTGGTCGAGCCGCACGCCACGAACACCGGCCAGAACATCACCTTCGCCCGCCAACTGCTGCAGGAGCACGACATCACCGTGCGGTCGGTGATGCTCGTCGCGATGCCCTACATGCAGCGCCGCGCTTACGCCACCTGCCGCAAGCTCTGGCCCGAGGTCGACATCGTCTGCGCCTCCCAGCCGCTCGCGTTCGCCGACTACGTCACCGAGATCGGCGACGAGCGCATGGTCACCGACATGCTGGTCGGAGACCTCCAGCGCATCATCGTCTACCCCGGGCACGGTTACGCCGAACCGCAGGAGGTCCCCGACGATGTCCACGCCGCTTACCAACGTCTGGTCCACGCCGGCTTCACCACCCGCCTCCTCACCACCTGA
- a CDS encoding WbqC family protein — protein MSTPLTNVWSTPASPPASSPPEPAEPPGICAIHQPNLLPRLTTLAKIYAADCWIVLDDVQFNRRDYQHRTRLARLHDPGRQQWLSLATTLPIGRATVIRHARLADPGRCRRRLRQMTHDYYRTSPAWDVMQHLINGLDSLFDSTDLLTEITEASTLDMLRLLGWNGTVIRSCQLPARSGRSQRLADLAAQVGATTYLCGTGGMRYLDPAPFQKVSIVVLPFRHPDGPIWKYADRITSMWPILRWGLQAIKEELNPLSVRASGR, from the coding sequence ATGTCCACGCCGCTTACCAACGTCTGGTCCACGCCGGCTTCACCACCCGCCTCCTCACCACCTGAACCAGCCGAGCCGCCCGGGATCTGCGCGATACACCAGCCCAACCTGCTGCCGCGGCTGACCACACTCGCCAAGATCTACGCCGCTGACTGCTGGATCGTGCTCGACGACGTGCAATTCAACCGCCGCGACTACCAGCACCGCACCCGACTCGCCCGACTACACGACCCCGGCCGGCAGCAGTGGCTGTCACTCGCCACTACCCTGCCGATCGGCCGCGCCACCGTGATCCGCCACGCGCGGCTGGCCGATCCGGGGCGCTGCCGGCGCAGGCTCCGGCAGATGACGCACGACTACTACCGGACGAGCCCAGCGTGGGACGTCATGCAGCATTTGATCAATGGTCTCGACTCGCTGTTCGACAGCACCGACCTGCTCACCGAGATCACCGAAGCTTCCACCCTCGACATGCTGCGCCTGCTCGGATGGAACGGCACCGTGATCCGCAGCTGCCAGCTTCCCGCCCGCAGCGGTCGATCGCAGCGACTCGCCGACCTCGCCGCGCAGGTCGGCGCGACGACCTACCTGTGCGGCACCGGCGGCATGCGATACCTCGACCCGGCCCCGTTCCAGAAGGTTTCCATCGTCGTCCTTCCCTTCAGACACCCTGACGGCCCGATCTGGAAATACGCCGATCGCATCACCAGCATGTGGCCCATCCTCCGCTGGGGACTACAGGCGATCAAGGAAGAGCTGAACCCTCTGTCTGTACGGGCGTCAGGTCGCTGA
- a CDS encoding NUDIX domain-containing protein produces MSTWSEPDVFYAQLATFHAMTAALITEPGTGRVLLVKPAYKDAWTWPGGYLDAGEYPHDGCARELTEALGLTIAPGRLLLVDFAPPTAHRRRALISMLFDCGELPPDTTIHLQESELSVWAFFTADEAADRLPAMERYRVTAALHARRNNSTVYLPGSPAER; encoded by the coding sequence ATGAGCACTTGGTCCGAGCCGGACGTGTTCTACGCGCAACTGGCGACCTTCCACGCGATGACCGCGGCGCTGATCACCGAGCCCGGCACCGGCAGGGTCCTGCTCGTCAAGCCCGCCTACAAGGACGCGTGGACGTGGCCCGGCGGCTACCTCGACGCCGGCGAGTACCCGCATGACGGATGCGCCCGTGAGCTCACCGAAGCGCTCGGACTCACGATCGCTCCCGGCCGGCTGCTCCTGGTCGACTTCGCACCTCCCACCGCACACCGCCGGCGCGCGTTGATCAGCATGCTCTTCGACTGCGGCGAGCTACCGCCGGACACGACGATTCACCTGCAGGAGAGCGAGCTCAGCGTGTGGGCGTTCTTCACCGCGGACGAAGCCGCCGATCGGCTGCCTGCCATGGAACGCTACCGCGTCACGGCGGCGCTGCACGCGCGCCGGAACAACTCGACCGTCTACCTTCCCGGCTCCCCAGCGGAGCGGTGA
- a CDS encoding peptidoglycan-binding domain-containing protein: MIRTRTALIVALLTTTLSAVAAPAQAAAAPAADMTVLEADCPRGPESYTVGPGSTGTAVREVQCLLNWALSGAASPSISIDGIYGNKTTTAVRTFQQCANNRGLGLTVDGWVGPATLPHLRWWAQFSYDTFGGQRIC, translated from the coding sequence ATGATCCGTACCCGCACCGCGCTCATCGTGGCCCTGCTCACCACCACCCTGTCGGCCGTGGCCGCACCGGCCCAGGCCGCAGCCGCTCCGGCAGCCGACATGACCGTTCTCGAGGCCGACTGCCCGCGCGGCCCGGAAAGCTACACCGTCGGCCCGGGCAGCACCGGCACCGCCGTAAGGGAGGTGCAGTGCCTGCTGAACTGGGCGCTCTCCGGCGCGGCCAGTCCGTCCATCTCGATCGACGGCATCTACGGAAACAAGACCACGACGGCGGTACGCACATTCCAGCAATGCGCGAACAACCGCGGCCTCGGCCTCACCGTCGACGGCTGGGTCGGCCCGGCCACACTCCCTCACCTGCGCTGGTGGGCGCAGTTCTCCTACGACACCTTCGGCGGGCAACGCATCTGCTGA
- a CDS encoding DUF4253 domain-containing protein: protein MRLCALGHDWLAVTVARPVPAGDAEQARRVAAEHLAFCPDITAETSFPAYAATLPGTTIWRFWWD from the coding sequence GTGCGGCTGTGTGCGCTCGGCCACGACTGGCTCGCGGTCACCGTTGCCCGCCCGGTCCCCGCCGGCGACGCCGAACAGGCCCGCCGGGTCGCCGCCGAACACCTGGCCTTCTGCCCGGACATCACGGCCGAGACCTCGTTCCCGGCCTACGCCGCCACGCTGCCCGGCACCACGATCTGGCGCTTCTGGTGGGATTAG
- a CDS encoding GlxA family transcriptional regulator — translation MQRSHQVVVLVLDGALPLDVGIPAEVFHPETGFPYEVSTCGVTAGTVPAHGDFGYTVPRGLDALADADTIVIPGYAPAGRPIPVEVREALRSAVSRGARIASICYGAFALADAGLLDGLRATTHWDAAEKLAERHPRITIEPNVLFVDEGSILTSAGAAAGLDLCLHIVRRDLGVSAANEIARGLVTAPYRAGGQAQYLPRTGSAARGETLAATREWAMTRLGQQLTIAELAAHARMSPRTFLRRFAEETGSTPLQWILRVRVDTARELLESTRLSVDHIADQVGLGTGSNLRLHFRRLLDVSPSEYRATFSGRS, via the coding sequence GTGCAGCGATCGCATCAGGTGGTGGTGCTCGTCCTCGACGGGGCGCTCCCGCTGGACGTGGGGATCCCGGCGGAGGTGTTCCATCCGGAGACGGGTTTTCCCTACGAGGTGTCCACCTGCGGGGTCACCGCCGGAACGGTGCCGGCCCACGGGGACTTCGGCTACACGGTCCCGCGGGGCCTGGACGCCCTGGCCGACGCGGACACGATCGTCATCCCGGGGTACGCCCCGGCGGGCCGGCCGATACCGGTGGAGGTGCGCGAAGCGCTGCGGAGCGCCGTCTCCCGCGGGGCACGCATCGCGTCGATCTGCTACGGCGCATTCGCCCTCGCGGATGCCGGCCTGCTCGACGGCCTGCGGGCGACGACGCACTGGGACGCGGCGGAGAAGCTCGCGGAGCGGCATCCGCGGATCACGATCGAGCCGAACGTTCTCTTCGTCGACGAGGGATCCATCCTCACCTCGGCGGGGGCCGCCGCCGGCCTCGACCTGTGCCTGCACATCGTGCGGCGCGACCTCGGCGTGAGCGCGGCGAACGAGATCGCACGGGGACTCGTCACCGCGCCCTACCGGGCCGGTGGCCAGGCCCAGTATCTGCCGAGGACCGGCTCGGCAGCCCGTGGCGAAACCCTCGCCGCGACGCGCGAATGGGCCATGACGCGGCTCGGCCAGCAGCTCACGATCGCCGAACTCGCCGCACACGCGCGGATGTCGCCCCGCACGTTCCTGCGCCGGTTCGCCGAGGAGACCGGCAGCACCCCGCTGCAGTGGATCCTCCGGGTGCGGGTCGACACCGCCCGCGAACTCCTGGAGAGCACGAGGCTGTCGGTCGACCACATCGCGGACCAGGTCGGCCTGGGAACCGGATCGAACCTCCGGCTGCATTTCCGCCGGCTTCTGGACGTGTCCCCC